TACAAGAAGTGTAGAGCTTATTCCTTTTGAAAACGGCTATGTATTAGATACGCCTGGTTTTACTTCATTAAATTTAGATTTAGATGAAGCTGAACTTAAATATTATTTTAGAGATTTTAAAGAATATGAAACAAATTGCAGATTTAAATCGTGTTTGCACATAAATGAACCTGATTGTGGCGTAAAAATTGCCGTAAGTAATGGGTTAATAGATAAAATACGATATTCTAATTATCTAAATTTATATAATGAGTTAAAGTCTAATAAAAGGAGGAGATATTGAGAATGGAAATTTCTCCATCTATATTATCTGCAGACTTTGGGAATTTACTATCTGATATAAAAAAAGCTGAAAAAGAAAAACCTGAATTTTTACATATAGATGTAATGGATGGACATTTTGTTCCAAATATTACAATTGGCCCGTTGGTATTAAAGGCTTTGAAAGGTAAGACTGATATTCCCTTTGATGTACATTTAATGATAGAAGATCCTGATAAATACATAAAAGAATTTGCCGAAGCAGGGGCAAAAAATATCACGGTTCATCAGGAAGCATGTTTACATTTAGATAGAACGTTGCAGTTTATTAAATCTATTGGTATTATGGCTAGTGTTGCATTAAATCCAGCAACACCGTTAGAAACATTGAAATATGTACTGCCATCGGTTGATATGGTTCTGATAATGACTGTAAATCCTGGGTTTGGGGGACAGGTATTTATAGATGAAATGTATGAAAAAATACGTGAACTAGCATATATTAGAAAAAGTAGAGGATTGAATTTCAAGATAGAGGTTGACGGTGGGATTAATGTAGACAACATCAATGATGTAGTTTTTGCTGGAGCTGATGTGATAGTGGCAGGATCCTCAATATTTGGTAGTGGCGACCCTGGAGAAAATATAAAAAAACTTAGAGGTGCAGTAAAAAGATGAAAACATGCATTATTTCAAATGGGGAGTTTAACGACTCTGATTATATAAGGGAATTAATTAATAATTGCGATTATGTAATTTGTGCTGATGGTGGTGCAAATATTGCATATAAATTAGGAATAGTTCCCAATCTCATTATAGGAGATCTTGATTCGGCAGATAAACAAATTATTGACTATTATAAAAAAGATGGCGTTCAAGTAGATAAATATCCAACAGAGAAAGATGAAACAGATACTCAGTTAGCGACGCTTAAAGCTATAGAACTTGGAACTGATGAAATCATATATATAGCATCAACAGGAAGCAGATTTGATCATTCTATAGCAAATCTGTCACTTCTATTGTACCTACTAAAAAGAAATATAAAGGGAATAATAGCAAGCGAAAAAAATGAAATTCATCTTGTAGATAGGTCTTTAGAATTAGAAGGCAAGATAGGTGACATTGTTTCATTAATTCCATATAGTACAGATGTAAAGGGAATATACACTGATGGATTATATTATTCTTTATCAGGGCAGGATATGTCATTGGATATGCCTTATGGTATAAGCAATGTTTTTATAAATAATAAGATTAAGATTAAAATTGACAGTGGATTATTATTAGTAATAAAATCTAAAGATTAGCACATTACCCTTTCCTTTCGAATAAAATATTATTGTGTAAGGAGGGGGTTTTATGTGGAACAAAATATATAGAAAAATAAGAAACTTAAATAAAAAAATGAATTACTCAATAGGATATATAATTATGGCTTTAGGAATTTTTATTCTTGTAATATACATACCTAGCTGGCTATGGATGGTACTACTAGGTCTATCTGTTATAATGATCGGATATTATATTAATGCATATTTCAAATAGTAAATAAATAGTTTAGAATAGAAATGATAAAGGGGGATAAATATGAGCAAGAAAAAAGAACCGAAAGTCTTTTATTTTAAAATTCCCGGTTTTATTAAAAAATTTTTAAGTTCTATAATCAAAGGTAAAAAATAAAAAGCGTGCATTTATGCACGTCTTTCTTTATATGGCCCTCTTAACCTTCCCTGATTTTAAACATTTCGTACAAACATTTAATCTTACAGGTGTTCCATCAACAATAGCTCTAACACGTTTTAAATTTGGCTGCCATTTCTTTATTGATTTTCTGTGGGAATGACTATATTGATACCCTGCCATTGGTGTTTTTCCACAAACGTCGCATTTTCTCATCATGTGCACCTCCTTTTTGTCAACAATACCATTTTAACAAAAAAATAAATTTTCTTCAAGGTTAATAATTAATGAACTTAATTTATGCATTTACACAACAATGATATTTTAACATTATATTTCATATATGTAAATACTTTTTGAATTAAAATTTAATAAATAGTTCCATAATATAGTAATTATTTTTCCTTTGTTGATGATTTAAACAGGATAAGGTAAAATATAATTATGATAGGAGGTTATATAAATGGATCAAACCAAAAATAACTTAGGTAAAATAGATATTTCTACAGATGTTATTGCATCTATAGCGAGTTATGCGACTTCTGAATGTTATGGTATTGTTGGCTTAGGAAAGCGTGGACCTGATGGACTCATAGAGCTTTTTAAAAATGAACAATCAGGTAAGGGAATTAAGATTACATCAGACGAAGACGGAATGGTTATAGATTTGTACATTATAGTTGAGTACGGTGTAAATATAAAAACTGTTGCAGCAAATATAATTGAAAAAGTTAAGTATACTATAGAGACATTTACTGGAATCAAAGTTAAAAATGTAGTCGTAAATGTGCAGAGCATAAAAGTTGATATCTGAGGAGGAAATACTGTTGGATCATATAGATGGTAAAACTTTAAAACTTTTATTTAAAGGTGGGGCTCAATATTTATCAAATAAATCTGATGAAGTGAATAAATTAAATGTCTTTCCGGTTCCAGATGGTGATACTGGTTCTAATATGGCATACACTTTAAATTATGCTGTTAAAGAAATGGAAAAAGCATCCGATAATATAAACGATATATTAAATAGTCTTTCAAGGGGTGCTTTGCTGGGAGCCAAGGGAAATTCGGGTGTGATTTTGTCACAAATTATTAGAGGATTTGCTAAAAGCCTTTTAAATCACGATATAATCACTACAAAAGATTTTGCAGAAGCGCTAAATATGGGTTCTTCTGTTGCTTATAAAGCAGTGATGAAACCTACTGAAGGGACTATTCTGACTGTTGTTAAAGACTGTGCCAATAAAGCTTTAAAATTAAGCAAAATAAAGGACTTTGAAGTATTTATTGATGGGATTGTAAAAGCTGCTGCAGAATCAGTTGAAAGGACTCCTGATTTGCTACCTGTATTGAAACAGGCTGGTGTAGTCGATTCTGGTGGTAAAGGGTTTTTGTTTATATTGTTAGGAATGCTGGAAACAATAAAAGGACATGAAGTTGTTCAAGAATATACAACAAACGATGTTTCTACAAATGAAGCTGACCTGACAAATATAAATTTCAAATATTGTACGGAAATGCTTATAAATGCCAATTCACAAATGTCTTATAAGTTGAAAAGTGAAATAGAATCTTTTGGTGACAGTTTAATTGTTGTTGGTGATGACGATCTTATAAAAGTGCATATTCATACAAATAATCCTGGTTTAGTACTGCAAGAGGGCTTAAAGTATGGTGATTTATTAAAGGTCAAAATTGACAATATGAAAATTCAACATGAAAATATCATATTGGAAACAAAAAATAATTTAAAACAAGATAATAGTCTTCCTGCTAAAAAATATGGATTTTTGGCTGTATCTCCTGGAGATGGAATAAGTAAAATATTCAAAGAATTAGGATGTGACGTTGTAATTGATGGGGGACAAACTATGAATCCTAGTGCTTTGGATATTTTAAAGGGGTTAGAAAAAATAAATACTGAAAATATAATTGTCTTTCCAAATAATAAGAACATAATCATGACTTGTGAACAAGCCATGTCGATGTCTGATAAAAACATATATGTGATCGCTACTGAAAGTTTCAATCAGGCAGTCAGTGCAATAATAAATGTCGATGCAAATATGAGTATAGATGATGTAATAAGAAGCATAAATGATACAATTGAGAAAATTACAACAATAGAAATAACATATTCTATAAGGGACTCAGTTATTGATGGAATAAATATTAAAAGTGGTGACATATTAGGATTTGTAGATGGTAAATTTACTGCAATTGGTACTGATTATAACGAAGTCGCTTTAAAAATTATAAGCGATAATATATCTGATGATGCTTCTATAATAACTATTTATTATGGTAAAGATGTTTCGAAAGATAAAGCAAAGGACTTACAAGATTTTATTTCATTTGACGGAGATATAGACATTCAATATGGTGGACAGCCCTTGTATTATTATGTAATTTCCATTGAATAGGTGATTATATGGATCTTTCAAAATCTATACAATATGTAAAGGGAGTAGGTCCTAAAAGAGCTATATTATTAAAAAAAATTGGCATAGAAACAGTAAAGGATGCGCTGGAATATTATCCAAAAGAATATGAAAATAGAGATAAAATAATACCAATAGATATGCTTAAGATCGGTGAAAAGCAGACTTTTAAGGCTTATATAGCGGGTAAAGCAAGGGAATATAAAGTAAAAAGATTAACTATTACAAAGATACCTGTTAAAGATGGAAGTGGTGCGGTTGAACTTGTTTGGTATAATCAGCCGTACATAAAGAGCAATTTTAAATTAGGTGAAGAATATATTATAAATGGCAAAGTTTCTTATAAATATGGACAGATATATGTAGAGAATCCGATTATGGATAGAAGCGATAGTCTAAATATCAATGCTGGAAGGATTGTGCCAATATATAAATTAACTGAAGGACTGAGCCAAAAAGTTATAAGGAATATAATTTTCAATCTTTTGAAAGAATATTTAAATGACATAGAAGAAATATTTGATGAAAATTTTTTAGAAGAATATAATTTGCTAGATATTAAAAGTGCAATAAAAAATATACATTTTCCTGAGTCTTCAAAAATGCTTGAAAAATCCAAATATAGACTTGTTTTTCAAGAATTTTTTATTTTGCAATTAGGGTTAGCTTTGATAAAAAATAAATACAATGAAGGAAAAACAGGTATAAAGTTTAAACGTGTCGATTTAAAAGATTTTTTTAGCAAGTTAAAATTTCGCCTTACACAAGCGCAGGAGAGAGTTTTAAATGAAATACTTGATGATATGTGTTCAGGGAAAGTAATGAATAGGCTTTTGCAAGGCGATGTTGGCTCAGGAAAGACGATTATAGCAGCAGCAGCCATGTATGTCGCTGTGAAAAACGGATATCAGGCTTCTATAATGGCTCCGACAGAAATACTTGCAAAACAGCATTATTATACTTTAAAAGAACTATATGACGAATTAAATATAAAAATTGAATTGCTTACTGGAAGTATTGGTACTAGAAAGAAAAACAATATTATTGAGGGAATTAGAAATGGCGAAATTGATATATTAGTTGGTACTCATTCTTTAATTGAGGAAAATGTACAATTCAAAAATTTAGGTTTAGCAATAACTGATGAGCAACACAGGTTTGGCGTTCGACAAAGAGCCGTATTTAAAGAAAAAGGTGAACAAACGGATGTCTTAGTGATGACGGCAACGCCTATACCAAGAACATTGGCACTTATGTTATATGGTGATTTAGATATATCTGTGATAGATGAATTGCCACCGGGACGAAAGAAAATAGAGACATATGCAATAAGTGCTACTTTAAGAGATAGAGCATATAAATTTGTCATAAATGAAGTAAAAAAAGGACGTCAAGCGTATATTGTTTGTCCATTAATAGAAGATTCAAACCTGATTAATGCAAAATCGGCAGAAGTTGTATATGAAGAGATTTACAAAGGGGTTTTTAAAGAATTTAGAGTTGGTTTAGTACATGGTGGAATGAACTCAAATGATAAGAATAAAGTTATGAATGAATTTGTTAATGGGAAAATAGATATATTAGTGTCTACAACGGTTATAGAAGTTGGCGTGAATGTGCCAAATGCTTCAGTTATTGTTATTGAAAATGCTGAAAGATTTGGGTTGGCACAACTTCATCAATTAAGAGGACGTGTAGGAAGATCATCGCATCAATCTTATTGTATCCTTATAGCATATTCATATTCAGATGTTGTTAAAAAAAGATTGAAAGTGATGACTGAAACTAATGATGGTTTTAAAATTGCTGAAAAAGATTTGGAAATAAGAGGACCAGGTGAATTTTTTGGTGTAAAGCAGCATGGATTGCCAGAATTGAAATTAGCAAATATTTTTGAAGATATTGAAATATTGAAATTGGCTCAAAAAGCTGTTGAAAAATTTTTAAACAACGATATTACATTCAAAAGGCATGATAAGATGAAAGCCGAACTAATTGAGCGATTTAAAGATAAATTGGAAGGGATTGTATTAAATTAACATGAGGGAGGAAATCAAAATGAGCAAGATTGCTATAGTTACAGACAGTGTATCAGATATACCTGATGACATAGTAAAATTGTACGATATTTATGTTGTTCCCTTGACTATTGACATTGATGGTGTATCTTACAAAGATGGGATAGATATAAAAAAAGATTATTTCTACGATCTGTTAAATTCAGGGAAAACGCCGACAACATCTCAAATATCTCCAATTGAATTTATGGAAGTTTTTAGCGATTTATTAAAAAGCTATGATGAAATTATCTGCATTCTATTGTCATCTAAATTGAGTGGTACATACCAATCAGCATTATTGGCTAAAGAAAACTTAAAAAATTCAAAAATAACAGTGCTCGATTCGAAAAACTTTTCGTTAGGTTCTGGACTTTTAGTTATAGAAGCTGCTAAAATGGCTCGAAACGGTAGTACAAGAGATGAGATAGTTGGCAAAATCAATGACATGATACCAAAAATAAGTTATATAATGATTTTTGATTCTTTAGAATATCTTTATAGAGGTGGAAGATTAAAAAAATCACAGGCTATACTAGGTAGTATTTTAAATATAAAGCCTATTTTAGTCAATAATGATGGAGAGTTAGAAATAAAAGATAAGGTACGAGGAAGAAAAAATGCAATAAAGTGGATAATAAACTATATGAAAGAAACAAATGTTAATTTCAAAAGAAAGGAGATAGGATTGCTGCACACTGATAGAGAAGAGTTTATGCTTGAAATTGAAAATGCCATTAGAAACGAGTTTGGAGTTGCGAATTTTATTAAGAATAGAGCTGGTTGCTCAGCTGGCGTTCATGCAGGTCCATATGCAGTTGGTATATTTTTTGAATTAGATTAAATAATAAACCATTTTTATCACCTTTATACAATTTTGCTAATGAAATTATAGTTTATAGAAATTCTTTTTGGGTAAATTAATATTGAAATCATTAAATGGAGGTGATAAAAATGCAGCAGGTTCAGAGACAAAGAATCCGCTTGTAGTAAGAGAAGCAAAGCAAGCTATGAGCAAATGGAAATATGAAATAGCAAGCGAACTTGGAATAAATCCTCCAGCCGATGGTTATTGGGGTACACTTACATCCCGTGATTGCGGTGCTGTAGGTGGCCATATGGTAAGAAAAATGATCCAAATGGCTGAAAGCCAAATCGCTAATAAAGGTACACTTAGATAATAAAAAGATACCCTTCGGGGTATCTTTTTTAAATAAACTTATTTACGAAAAATAAATTATGTAAAATTAAAAATTAAATATCGTTTTATATATATGAAAATATTAACATGTATATATAAATTGTATATGGATAAATTAATATTGAAATCATTAAATGGAGGTGATAAAAATGGCAGCAGGTTCAGAGACAAAGAATCCGCTTGTAGTAAGAGAAGCAAAGCAAGCTATGAGCAAATGGAAATATGAAATAGCAAGCGAACTTGGAATAAATCCTCCAGCCGATGGTTATTGGGGTACACTTACATCCCGTGATTGCGGCGCTGTAGGTGGTCATATGGTAAGAAAAATGATCCAAATGGCTGAAAGCCAAATCGCTAATAATGGAACATTGAAATAGTTAAATAAAAGGGTAGCCTGTATGGTTACCCTTTTTAATTAAAATAATCCAGGTAGTTGACTACCTGGATTGGGAGAGGAGAAATTGAAGGAAGAATTTTGGGGAAATTGGTTTCCCAATTATATTATTTTCCATATTTCAAATTTTTTATACATTATTTTGTATCTTATCGTAAAATATGCTAAAATATTTTAGTATTGGAGGTGTAATTTTGAGGGTTATATCTGGAAAAGCCAAAGGTAGAAAATTAAAATGCCCACCAGGAAAAGCAATAAGACCTACATCTGACATGGTTAAAGAGTCATTATTTAATATTATTGGTGCTGATATATATAATTCAAGATTTTTAGATTTATTTTCTGGAACTGGAAGTATCGGTATCGAAGCATTAAGCAGAGGTGCTAATATTTGCTACTTTGTAGAAAAAGTATATAATAATATTAAATATATAAACGATAATATAAAGTTACTTGATTCAACTGACAATGCAAAAGTTTTGCATATGGATGTCCTTGATGCTTTATATTATTTCAGCAAAAATAACATTAAATTTGATATTATATACATAGATCCACCATACTACAAAAATTTATATGTGGAACCATTAAATAAAATCAGCGAATATAAACTATTGGATTCATGTGGTTACATAATTGTTGAACATCACAAAAATGATATTTTAAATGATAAATATGGAAACTTGCAAAAAGTTAGAGTTAAGAAATACGGCGAAACTGTATTAACTTTTTATAAGGAGGCAGCAAATGAATATAGCAGTGTATCCAGGGAGCTTTGATCCAGTAACAAATGGACATTTAGATATAATTAAAAGAGGGGCAAAAGTTTTCGATAAATTAATTGTAGCAGTGTTAATTAATCCATCAAAAACTCCTATGTTTTCAGTAGAAGAGAGAGTTGAAATGTTAAAAGAAGTAACATCTGATATTGAAAATGTGGAAATCGATTGTTTTTCTGGTTTGCTTATTGAATACCTAGAAAAAGTTAATTCAAAAATAATTGTTAAAGGCTTACGAATGGTTTCAGACTTTGAATATGAATTTCAGATGGCATTGATAAATAAAAAGCTTAATCCCGAAGTCGAAACAATATTTTTTATGACCAGCAATAAATATGGCTATTTAAGCTCTAGCATAGTAAAGGAAGTCGCAAGTTTTGGGGGGTGTTTATCGGATCTCGTTCCAGATTCAGTTATAAAGCACATATTTAAAAAACTAAAAAAATAAGGGGGCATTTTATTGGAAGCGACTGATAACCTTGAGGTTTTAGAATTATTAGATACATTAGAAGACTACATAGAGAATAGTTCTACGATACCATTATCACAAAAAACATTAGTAAACAAAGAGGAAATTCTTGAAATTATAAAGCAGATAAGAATTAAAATTCCTGATGAATTAAAAAGGGCTGAATGGATCAAGCAGGAAAGACAAAAAATATTGATTGAAGCACAGCAAGATGCAGAAACAATTTTAAAAGAGGCTGAACAAAGAATAAATCAAATGGTAAACGAAAGTGAAATAGTTAAAAAAGCTGAGAAAAAAGCGTCAGAAATTATAGCTCAAGCTCAGACAAATGCTAAGGAAATTAGACTTGGAAGCAAAGATTACGCTGATGAGTTATTAGCTAAACTTGAAAAAAATGTTACAGAACTTTTAAATACAATAAAAAACAATAGAGATGAGCTAAGAGGCATAAAATAATCATGCCTCTTTTTTTGTCAACGATAAGATGATTATCAGAAAAATTATCGTCAACAACAGTGCAATAAATATGTATGATGAGGTTTCAAACATGTTTAACATAGTTTTTACATTTCCTTGAAAGAAAACTTCTGATACCGAGGTCTCACCAATGTTCATAAATTTCAGAAATATATAAGAAAATAATGCAGCCATAATGCTATGTATTATTTTTGCAATGAAATACGGGAAGTAATTTATCTTTGTACTGTTTATAACGCCTATTACCTGACCATGAGTTGAAAAACCACCCCATGCTAATATTGAGCTTACTAAGATGACTTTTTGAAATAATGGCGCTGTTGCTTGGCTAATCAAGCTGGAACCTATTGTTATTTCCATTAGTCCACTAATATATCCCGGTATTAAGCTCTTATTAAATCCTATTATTTCAAAAACAGGTGCTAGTATTTTTCCTATAATATTAATTAATCCGTAAACTTTTAAGAATTCTATTAAAACAGAAAAAGCAATTATATATCCACCAATGACGATCATTGTGTTCATGGATGTTGTAACAGCAGTACCTAAAATTTCACCAAAATTAGTATTAATATAATTAGATTTGTTTTTAGCGCCTTTACTTAAATTAAAATTCTTTCTATTTTCTTCCTTAAACTTATGTTTTCTAAATATGATACCTGTTGCAAATGAGCCCAGGTAATTTGATAACATTACAATATATCCAATTTTTGGGTTGTTAAACATGCCCATAGCAACAACACCTAGCATGAATAGCGGGCCTGAGTTGTTGCAAAATGTCATCAATCTTTCTGCTTCCGATGTGTTTAAAAGTTTTTCTTCCCATAATCTTTTTATTACTTGAGCTCCGACAGGATAACCAGACGTATAGCCGACTGCCATAGCAAAAGCTCCATTTCCAGAGACATTAAACAAAGGCCGCATTATAGGTTCTAAAAATTTTCCAATGTTTTTTACGAATCCTAGCTGTAACAATAATTCAGAGCCAATAAAAAATGGAAGCAAAGCAGGAAATACTGTAAACAGCCATAAATTAATTCCTGCTTTTGCTGCTGAGAGAGAATTTTTTGGGAATACAATAATTGAAACAACAATAAACAGTACTGATATAACTAGAAGATTTCTTGATTTATTTTCTTTCAAAATATTTCCCCCTTTTATGTTTCCACATTATATTTTTATTTAAAAGGGGATGATAAAATGACTATTTTATTACAATAAACTTTTTGGTAAAATCTAGTCCTGACACTGAGTCATTCTCATATGCTAGAGTATATATGTCAGTTGCTTTAATATCCTTTTCGAACATATATGTATCAGACAATATTTTTTTATAGTTTGAAACCTTTGTTATAATTGGTATTTCAGTCTTATTTTTAATCATCTTTAAAAGTTCAAGGCCCTTTTTATTCGCCCCTAATATTCTTATGTAGTTTGGGCCATCGTACCTTGAATATATATTGGATTCTATGCCTAATAAAACATGCAGTAATATTCTTCTTATTCTGCTTTCTGTGTACCTTTTAGTTTTTATATAGCCTATGATTTCATCTACATTATTGAAAAGGGATGAAGCCCTTTTAATGCGATTTTGCAATCCTTCTGTAACATCAAAAACATTTTCGATACTATAATTGTTTCTTAGCAGATATGTTATTATATTGCTAAAATTCTCTAGAGTGACTGGTCCATGACCTTTATCAATACAACTTTTTAAAATTTCAATAGAATATTCTGGCATATACTTGCTCAATACAGAGTAATCTTTATTTATTATAACTTCTCTTAAATATGTAGCACTAGCAAAAGAATCCTCCGCTTTCATAGAATTATATCCAGGGCCGAGTCTTTTTATGGTTACAGGCTTGATATTGCTATTTATCTTTATCAAGCTTTTTATGTATTCAATGCCAAGTATGTTATTAGGATTTCCAACTATATCATTAATATTTGCTCCAAAATACTCTGACAGAGCTATTTCACGTGCTTTTGCATAAGTTATTCCTCTTTTTAAATAACTTTTTAAAATCACTTTATAATCTTCTGGTTCGTTTAAAAGGAATTTTGATATTTTATATAATTTATCAATTGAACCCAATTCACTCCCAAATGAAATATAGTCAATGACATTTAGTGAATCTAACAGCTTTACTGCTCCATATGCGAAATTTTCTGCTGTAGAGACTGCATATATTGTTGGCAATTCTATTACTAAGTCAATGCCTGATAATAATGCGGTTTCTGCTCTTGACCACTTGTCAATAATAGATGGTATTCCTCGTTGAACAAAGTTACCACTCATAATTGCAATGACAAAATCTGCACCTGTTGTTTCAATTGATTTTTTTATATGGTATATGTGCCCATTGTGGAGAGGATTATATTCTACAATTACTCCCAAAATACTCATTATTAAAAACCTTTCTAAAAAATGTTTGTTTTTTACTTATTATTTTATAAAAAATATGTTAAAATGTAAAATGTGTATACAATATATTTCTCCATTTTTAATTTTGGAGAAAATATTAACATAAATAATTAAAAGGAAGGGAAGATTTTATGAGTATTATTCAAAACATTATTGAAAAAGCAAAAAGCAATAAAAAGAAAATAGTTTTGCCAGAAGGTGCAGAGCCAAGAACGCTGAAAGCGGCCGATATAGTGCTGAAGGAAGGGATTGCAGATTTAATCCTTTTAGGAAACGCAGATGAGATAAGAAACGCTGCTGGAGGATTAGATATCTCAAAAGCCGAGATTATCGATCCTCTAAAGTCAGAAAAATTTGATAAA
The nucleotide sequence above comes from Thermoanaerobacterium sp. CMT5567-10. Encoded proteins:
- the coaD gene encoding pantetheine-phosphate adenylyltransferase, which gives rise to MNIAVYPGSFDPVTNGHLDIIKRGAKVFDKLIVAVLINPSKTPMFSVEERVEMLKEVTSDIENVEIDCFSGLLIEYLEKVNSKIIVKGLRMVSDFEYEFQMALINKKLNPEVETIFFMTSNKYGYLSSSIVKEVASFGGCLSDLVPDSVIKHIFKKLKK
- the rpmB gene encoding 50S ribosomal protein L28; translated protein: MMRKCDVCGKTPMAGYQYSHSHRKSIKKWQPNLKRVRAIVDGTPVRLNVCTKCLKSGKVKRAI
- the recG gene encoding ATP-dependent DNA helicase RecG, which produces MDLSKSIQYVKGVGPKRAILLKKIGIETVKDALEYYPKEYENRDKIIPIDMLKIGEKQTFKAYIAGKAREYKVKRLTITKIPVKDGSGAVELVWYNQPYIKSNFKLGEEYIINGKVSYKYGQIYVENPIMDRSDSLNINAGRIVPIYKLTEGLSQKVIRNIIFNLLKEYLNDIEEIFDENFLEEYNLLDIKSAIKNIHFPESSKMLEKSKYRLVFQEFFILQLGLALIKNKYNEGKTGIKFKRVDLKDFFSKLKFRLTQAQERVLNEILDDMCSGKVMNRLLQGDVGSGKTIIAAAAMYVAVKNGYQASIMAPTEILAKQHYYTLKELYDELNIKIELLTGSIGTRKKNNIIEGIRNGEIDILVGTHSLIEENVQFKNLGLAITDEQHRFGVRQRAVFKEKGEQTDVLVMTATPIPRTLALMLYGDLDISVIDELPPGRKKIETYAISATLRDRAYKFVINEVKKGRQAYIVCPLIEDSNLINAKSAEVVYEEIYKGVFKEFRVGLVHGGMNSNDKNKVMNEFVNGKIDILVSTTVIEVGVNVPNASVIVIENAERFGLAQLHQLRGRVGRSSHQSYCILIAYSYSDVVKKRLKVMTETNDGFKIAEKDLEIRGPGEFFGVKQHGLPELKLANIFEDIEILKLAQKAVEKFLNNDITFKRHDKMKAELIERFKDKLEGIVLN
- a CDS encoding DAK2 domain-containing protein; protein product: MLDHIDGKTLKLLFKGGAQYLSNKSDEVNKLNVFPVPDGDTGSNMAYTLNYAVKEMEKASDNINDILNSLSRGALLGAKGNSGVILSQIIRGFAKSLLNHDIITTKDFAEALNMGSSVAYKAVMKPTEGTILTVVKDCANKALKLSKIKDFEVFIDGIVKAAAESVERTPDLLPVLKQAGVVDSGGKGFLFILLGMLETIKGHEVVQEYTTNDVSTNEADLTNINFKYCTEMLINANSQMSYKLKSEIESFGDSLIVVGDDDLIKVHIHTNNPGLVLQEGLKYGDLLKVKIDNMKIQHENIILETKNNLKQDNSLPAKKYGFLAVSPGDGISKIFKELGCDVVIDGGQTMNPSALDILKGLEKINTENIIVFPNNKNIIMTCEQAMSMSDKNIYVIATESFNQAVSAIINVDANMSIDDVIRSINDTIEKITTIEITYSIRDSVIDGINIKSGDILGFVDGKFTAIGTDYNEVALKIISDNISDDASIITIYYGKDVSKDKAKDLQDFISFDGDIDIQYGGQPLYYYVISIE
- a CDS encoding thiamine diphosphokinase — its product is MKTCIISNGEFNDSDYIRELINNCDYVICADGGANIAYKLGIVPNLIIGDLDSADKQIIDYYKKDGVQVDKYPTEKDETDTQLATLKAIELGTDEIIYIASTGSRFDHSIANLSLLLYLLKRNIKGIIASEKNEIHLVDRSLELEGKIGDIVSLIPYSTDVKGIYTDGLYYSLSGQDMSLDMPYGISNVFINNKIKIKIDSGLLLVIKSKD
- the rpe gene encoding ribulose-phosphate 3-epimerase, translated to MEISPSILSADFGNLLSDIKKAEKEKPEFLHIDVMDGHFVPNITIGPLVLKALKGKTDIPFDVHLMIEDPDKYIKEFAEAGAKNITVHQEACLHLDRTLQFIKSIGIMASVALNPATPLETLKYVLPSVDMVLIMTVNPGFGGQVFIDEMYEKIRELAYIRKSRGLNFKIEVDGGINVDNINDVVFAGADVIVAGSSIFGSGDPGENIKKLRGAVKR
- a CDS encoding alpha/beta-type small acid-soluble spore protein — encoded protein: MGKLILKSLNGGDKNAAGSETKNPLVVREAKQAMSKWKYEIASELGINPPADGYWGTLTSRDCGAVGGHMVRKMIQMAESQIANKGTLR
- a CDS encoding DegV family protein; its protein translation is MSKIAIVTDSVSDIPDDIVKLYDIYVVPLTIDIDGVSYKDGIDIKKDYFYDLLNSGKTPTTSQISPIEFMEVFSDLLKSYDEIICILLSSKLSGTYQSALLAKENLKNSKITVLDSKNFSLGSGLLVIEAAKMARNGSTRDEIVGKINDMIPKISYIMIFDSLEYLYRGGRLKKSQAILGSILNIKPILVNNDGELEIKDKVRGRKNAIKWIINYMKETNVNFKRKEIGLLHTDREEFMLEIENAIRNEFGVANFIKNRAGCSAGVHAGPYAVGIFFELD
- a CDS encoding alpha/beta-type small acid-soluble spore protein, producing MAAGSETKNPLVVREAKQAMSKWKYEIASELGINPPADGYWGTLTSRDCGAVGGHMVRKMIQMAESQIANNGTLK
- a CDS encoding Asp23/Gls24 family envelope stress response protein — its product is MDQTKNNLGKIDISTDVIASIASYATSECYGIVGLGKRGPDGLIELFKNEQSGKGIKITSDEDGMVIDLYIIVEYGVNIKTVAANIIEKVKYTIETFTGIKVKNVVVNVQSIKVDI
- the rsmD gene encoding 16S rRNA (guanine(966)-N(2))-methyltransferase RsmD — its product is MRVISGKAKGRKLKCPPGKAIRPTSDMVKESLFNIIGADIYNSRFLDLFSGTGSIGIEALSRGANICYFVEKVYNNIKYINDNIKLLDSTDNAKVLHMDVLDALYYFSKNNIKFDIIYIDPPYYKNLYVEPLNKISEYKLLDSCGYIIVEHHKNDILNDKYGNLQKVRVKKYGETVLTFYKEAANEYSSVSREL